A genomic region of Notamacropus eugenii isolate mMacEug1 chromosome 3, mMacEug1.pri_v2, whole genome shotgun sequence contains the following coding sequences:
- the LOC140531442 gene encoding olfactory receptor 6C2-like, with the protein MKNHTGITLFILRGLTDDPWLKVLIFIFLFFTYVFTIIGNLIIITLTLMHVELKTPMYFFLRNFSFLEVAFTTAYIPRYLYSLSSGDNTITYNACFAQIFFVILLGVTEFFLLATMSYDRYVAICKPLHYTTIMNNKVCNQLLLGSWLAGLMIILPPISLVFQIKFCNSNVIDHFGCEAFPVIKIACSDTHFVEKMVLIFAVLILIVTLFLVFLSYAHIIRTVLRFPSAQQRKKAFSTCSSHIIVVSITYGGCIFIYIKPSAKEGVALNKVVSVLVTSVAPVMNPLIYALRNKQVIEAFKDLAKKISFLSKQ; encoded by the coding sequence ATGAAAAATCATACAGGGATAACATTATTTATCCTTCGAGGACTAACAGATGATCCATGGCTAAaggttttaattttcatctttctctttttcacataTGTTTTCACTATAATTGGGAACCTGATCATCATCACCCTCACATTGATGCATGTAGAACTTAAGACCCCCATGTATTTCTTCCTccgaaatttttcctttttagaagTGGCATTCACAACTGCCTATATTCCCAGATATCTCTATAGCTTGTCAAGTGGGGACAATACCATTACCTATAATGCATGCTTTGCCCAAATATTTTTTGTCATCCTTCTTGGAGTAACAGAAttttttcttctggccaccatgtccTATGATCGTTATGTGGCCATCTGTAAACCTTTACACTACACAACCATCATGAACAACAAAGTCTGTAACCAGCTCCTCCTGGGTTCTTGGTTGGCTGGACTGATGATCATCCTCCCACCAATTAGTCTGGTCTTCCAAATTAAATTCTGCAACTCCAATGTTATTGACCATTTTGGCTGTGAGGCATTTCCTGTAATAAAGATTGCATGCTCAGACACACATTTCGTAGAGAAGATGGTGTTGATCTTTGCTGTGCTGATCCTCATTGTCACTTTATTCTTAGTGTTTCTGTCCTATGCACACATTATCAGGACGGTTCTCAGATTCCCCTCAGCTCAACAAAGGAAAAAGGCCTTTTCCACTTGTTCCTCCCACATCATTGTTGTGTCCATCACTTATGGTGGCTGCATCTTCATCTATATCAAACCCTCTGCAAAAGAAGGAGTTGCTTTGAACAAGGTGGTGTCAGTGCTCGTAACTTCAGTTGCTCCTGTTATGAACCCTTTAATTTATGCGCTAAGAAACAAACAAGTGATAGAAGCTTTTAAGGACTTAGCCAAAAAGATTTCCTTCCTCTCAAAGCAATAA
- the LOC140531443 gene encoding olfactory receptor 6C2-like produces the protein MRNHTRITLFILRGLTDDPWIKVLIFIFLFFTYIFTIIGNLIIITLTLMDVQLKTPMYFFLRNFSFLEVAFTTAYIPRYLYSLSAGDNAITYNACFAQIFFVILLGATEFFVLVIMSYDRYVAICKPLHYTTIMNNKVCNQLLLGSWMAGLMIILPPFSLGLQMEFCDSNVIDHFGCEAFPLIKIACSDIKFIEKMVILSAVLTLIVTSFLVVLSYAHIIRTVLRFPSAQQRKKAFSTCSSHIIVVSITYGGCIFIYIKPSAKEGVALNKVVSVLITSVAPVMNPLIYALRNKQVIQAFKNLAKKIHFLSKQ, from the coding sequence ATGAGAAATCATACAAGGATAACATTATTTATCCTTCGAGGACTAACAGATGATCCATGGATAaaggttttgattttcatctttctctttttcacatatattttcactataattGGGAACCTGATCATCATCACCCTCACATTGATGGATGTACAACTTAAGACCCCAATGTATTTCTTCCTCCGAAACTTTTCCTTTTTAGAAGTGGCATTCACAACTGCCTACATTCCCAGATACCTGTATAGCTTGTCAGCTGGGGACAATGCCATTACCTATAATGCATGCTTTGCCCAAATATTTTTTGTTATCCTTCTTGGAGCAACAGAATTTTTTGTTCTGGTTATCATGTCCTATGATCGTTATGTGGCCATCTGCAAACCTCTACACTACACAACCATCATGAACAACAAAGTCTGTAATCAGCTCCTTCTGGGTTCTTGGATGGCTGGGTTGATGATCATCCTCCCACCATTTAGCCTGGGCCTGCAAATGGAGTTCTGTGACTCCAATGTTATTGACCATTTTGGTTGTGAGGCATTTCCCTTAATAAAGATTGCATGCTCAGACATAAAATTCATAGAGAAGATGGTCATACTCTCTGCTGTGCTGACCCTCATTGTCACATCATTCTTAGTGGTTCTGTCCTATGCACACATTATCAGGACAGTTCTCAGATTCCCCTCAGCTCAACAAAGGAAAAAGGCCTTTTCCACTTGTTCCTCCCACATCATTGTTGTGTCCATCACTTATGGTGGCTGCATCTTCATCTATATCAAACCCTCTGCAAAAGAAGGAGTTGCTTTGAATAAGGTGGTGTCAGTACTCATAACTTCAGTTGCCCCTGTTATGAACCCTTTAATTTATGCCCTAAGAAATAAGCAAGTGATACAAGCTTTTAAGAACTTAGCCAAAAAGATTCACTTCCTCTCAAAGCAATAA